Part of the Anomaloglossus baeobatrachus isolate aAnoBae1 chromosome 1, aAnoBae1.hap1, whole genome shotgun sequence genome, TGTACAACTGCACTTGACCCGTAGGGATGAGGCTTCACTTAGTTAGGATTAGAGGAAGGGATCTAGTTTTTTGTCAGTATCGGCGCCCCCCCTTGGctgcaggctgtgtctggtattgcagtgcTTCCCCGTTCACTTCCCCTATTAATTCCATACAAACGTATTTATACTGTTTGGTCTATTGACTCCAAGGATGAGCTGATCTATAGATATCTATGGACACCACTGTGTAATGACAAGTCTGTACAGCGGGCAAAGGAAGTCTACTGTACAGCCCATAAAACATCCCGTGACTATGTGAATTCAAGATTTCCAAAAATACATTCAGTATTTCATTCATACAGTTCAGAGGGTGAGAGCAGTTACATAGAGCGAACCTCTGTCTGGAGGACCCGTCCTACATTACTCGGGTGTAATGCCTCATTTCACCTGCGGAGGTGCTGCAGGGAAACTGAACCCTTACTGCCAGGTTTACCCATAGGTTTCAGATGGGGCACAGGATGAGGTGACTTAATGTTGATTGTTAAAGCATGACTGTCGTTTTATTTTTTGTTTCACTAATTAATAATTTTCATGATAATAAGCAACTTGTAATATGTCTGATCACAGAAATCTGCTCCGTTCGTCTCATGGACTGATCACTCACACTCATATCTGACATCTATATTCTATGATCATTGATTTTCCAATTACTGAGATGGAGATGACCGTTGGTGCTCATAAAATTCTATGGAGCCGGAGGAGCTAGAGATCATTGAAcgctgacagttggtgcttataaaattctatggagggggagAATCTAGAAAATTGATTTTCCCATTACTGGCATAGGAGATGATAGTTGGTGCTTATaattctatggagggggaggagatAGAGATCATAAAACacggattttcccattactgagagagatgatagttggtgcttataaaattctatggagggggaggagctagagatcaTTGAACATTTATTTTAATATTACTGATACAGATGACAATTGGTGCTTATAAAATTCAATGGGACGGAGAACTAGAGGTCTTTGAAGACCgatttttcccattactgagaggacaggacagttggtgcttataaaattctatggagggggaggagctagagagcATTGAGCATCGATTTTCCAATTACTGAgaaagatggcagttggtgcttataaaattctatggagagggaggagctagaggtcatTGACTACTgaatggcagttggtgcttataaaatcatatggagggggaggagctaaaAATCATTGAACATTGATTTTTCCATTACTGAGAGATGTCAGTTTTTGCTTATaaattctatggagggggaggagctagaggtcatTGAATATTGATTTTCCCTTTACTGAGAGAATTACCGTTGGTGCgcataaaattctatggagggggaggagctagatcaTTGAATCCtgatttcccattactgagagagatgacagttggtgcttataaaattctatggagggggaggagctagagagcATTGAAAACTGAGTTTCCCATTACTGGAATAAGAGATGatagttggtgctcataaaattctatggagagggaggagctacaggccgACACTGACTTACTACTGCAagttctccatagaattttatggGTACCAACTGCCAGTTtgtattcactgaatacagattttacccttgaattgagaatgaatgatcagtccaggaggagaaagaagcagatttctctgagaaGACATATTACAAACtttcttatttttatgtgtactattgatttaaaggaagaaaaaaaatttaATAATTTAATATTAAACCCTTCCTCCTCAAAATAGTGATGGTCCAAAGTGGTGACCCTATCTTTATGTAGATGTTCTGAGAATTGGGGATGTTTTTATCTTATCAAACACAATAGATAAAATACTCTGCTGATCGAtattgaggagcgggcactaccatgctcgggacttAAAAGCAGTTGAGGCGCATCCGagcgactcgagtacccgagtgtaatggaagtcaaagggagaCTTGAGCATTTTCCGGGAAATCTTCTtgaccattgactttcattatactctggtGCTCGAGTTGCGCCCATTTAAGCGTCCAACTGTTCTTgacgagcacccgggcatggtagtgcccactcgtcACTACTGATCcataataaatatattattttcAATTGTTTACAGGAGAAAGCCAGTACCGGGGCATTAGCAGATATCAGCTGTGACTCCTACCATTCCACACAGACCGACTTAAACCAACCCGTTGCCAAAAATCAAGATGACAAATCGCCAGCCGTCATTTCAGACAACTCCGATACGTCTTTCGAGTCGCAGATGGAAATGGTCAAAAACGAACACCAACTCTCACTGCTGGAAAAAACCATCGAAGACATGAAAACGAAATTGGAAGATTCTGAAACGAAAAGGAAGAGCTTGGAAGAGCAGATCCGATTAAGCTTTAGAGAGTCCATCAGCACTGAAACCTCTGAGGTGGCTTCGGATATGGACCTTCAGTCTCAGGGATCACCTAGTGATATGAAACAAGACGTTTCCTTCAAGCCAAATCTAAAAAGGATATCGAAAGGGGAACAAGAAGAAGACGGAATCGTGAAAACCAGTGTGGAAAGTTTATTGGTGCTGGAAGAGTTTGAAGTTCTGAAGAGGGAATATCAGGAGGTCTTGGCGGAAAGTGAGAGGAAAGAGAACGAGATGAATGATTTGAGGCACCAGATCGATGTTGTTACCCAAAGGATCGTCAACTTGGTGCCCGTAGAAAAGCAGGAAGAGATGGAGAAATCTTACTGTGCCGTCATTCAACAACTGAACGAGGAGAACGCCAAACTCCACGTGAAGCAGGAAGAATTACTTGGAGAAATTAACAGTCTACAGAAGGAAATAGAGAGAAGGAATGAGCCAAAGTCTCCGGTGGAGAATGGTCATGTGGAGGAGGACCTGACCAAAACCATCGATGACTTGATCAATCAAGTGAATGAGTTGTCGGGGTTGTACAAGGAGGCCCAGGTGGAACTTGAGAAGACCAAGCAAGCACCACCTACTGTATCGGAAGATTTCATCCATAAGGAAGAGCATGAGAAACTTCTACAAGAAGTCGAAGAAAGCAAAGAGAAAGTGGAGAACGACTTGGTGGATTTGGCCTCTCAGCACGCCAAAATGTTGGAAGAAGTATGTGAGCTGAAGCAACAGTTGGACATTGAGAAGGGACACAAGGCAGTGTCTGATCACGTGGAAGACATGGAAGGTCTAAAACAAACGGTAGAAAAACTGGAAGTGGAGAGAAACTGGCTGAGGGAGCAGATCGCTACTCAAGAAACCAGAATCAAGAGTTTACAAGATGAACTTCAGCAAGAAAAGTCAACGGTCCAGGACGGCATGGTGACCAAACAGTTACTAGCCGAGCGGCAGGTGTCCCTAGAAGATGACATCAGCGCATTATCGACACAAGTGAGCGATCTGCTGAAGGAACGAGAGGCATTCACTGCGGAGAACGAGCTGGTTAAGAGGGAATTGTCACAAGTGAAAGAAGAAAAAGACTCCATAGAAGAACAGCTAAAGAACAAGGAACACTCACTCGGAGAGCTGAGGACAAAGCACGGCAAAGTGCAGGAGGACCTGGCCGAGTTGAAGAGGTTAACGGAAAATACTTCAAAAGTGGACGAAGACAAAGACAAGAAGGTTGGTGAATAGGTCTTAGGAATAGGGTTTTCTtgatcatggggggggggggagttttaTATTTCTGATATCTAGAATTTGGGGTCTACAACAGTGTCTTGGGTCTGGTATTAATAGAAAGATGACCTGAGCACATTGACCACCCTACTGAAAGCAGTGACCATTCCCGAAACCTCGAAGTGCGATGATTCATTATATGACATTATAACATGTCCCACCACAAAGGAATGTAAGATTGTGTCCTGATTGTGGTCTCCTCACCATGAGAACTAGTAGTACTCTCGGCTGATGGTGTGGGCTTAGAGGTGGTGTCCACCTTAACCTATGATTGACAGCCGGACTCACTGTAATGGCCTAGATCAGAAGAACCTCCCATTGTAACGTCTTAATGTCACACGGCATGTAAGGAATATGCGCGATTAAGATTGAGGGGGCACCCAGCTCAGCTCAGTGGTGACAACTGGGTTACCCAACAAAGGCCCCCAGGCCAGCCATCGGTGGGAAATATTAGGCCGTGTAATACAAACGGGCAATAATGCTGAGTAATAGAGCTCTACATGCCCACTCAACTGATTGCAGATTTCATCCCTTTAGtgggatttataaaaaaaaaaagacaaattaaatatataaatcataattaaaaaataaattttctCCCCCACAAAACTTTCTTGcgcgctctttctttcttgcgctctttctttcttgcgctctttctttcttgcgctctttctttcttgcgctctttctttcttgcgctctttctttcttgcgctctttctttcttgcgctctttctttcttgcgctctttctttcttgcgctctttctttcttgcgctctttctttcttgcgcgctCTTTCTTGCGCGCTCTttcttgcgctctctttcttgcgctctctttcttgcgctctctttcttgcgctctctttcttgcgCGCTCTTTCTTGCGCGCTCTTTCTTGCGCGCTCTTTCTTGCGCGCTCTTTCTTGCGCGCTCTTTCTTGCGCGCTCTTTCTTGCGCGCTCTTTCTTGCGCGCTCTTTCTTGCGCGCTCTTTCTTGCGCGCTCTTTCTTGCGCGCTCTTTCTTGCGCGCTCTTTCTTGCGCGCTCTTTCTTGCGCGCCCTTTCTTGCGCGCCCTTTCTTGCGCGCCCTTTCTTGCGCGCCCTTTCTTGCGCGCCCTTTCTTGCGCGCCCTTTCTTGCGCGCCCTTTCTTGCGCGCCCTTTCTTGCGCGCCCTTTCTTGCGCGCCCTTTCTTGCGCGCCCTTTCTTGCGCGCCCTTTCTTGCGCGCCCTTTCTTGCGCGCCCTTTCTTGCGCGCCCTTTCTTGCGCGCCCTTTCTTGCGCGCCCTTTCTTGCGCGCCCTTTCTTGCGCGCCCTTTCTTGCGCGCCCTTTCTTGCGCGCCCTTTCTTGCGCGCCCTTTCTTGCGCGCCCTTTCTTGCGCGCCCTTTCTTTCTTTTTGTTGCGcgccccctttctttctttttgttgcgcgccccctttctttctttttgttgcgcgccccctttctttctttttgttgcgcgccccctttctttctttttGTTGCGCGCGCCCTTTCTTTCTTTTTGTTGCGCGCGCCCTTTCTTTCTTTTTGTTGCGCGCGCCCTTTCTTTCTTTTTGTTGCGCGCGCCCTTTCTTTCTTTTTGTTGCGCGCGCCCTTTCTTTCTTTTTGTTGCGCGCGCCCTTTCTTTCTTTTTGTTGCGCGCGCCCTTTCTTTCTTTTTGTTGCGCGCGCCCTTTCTTTCTTTTTGTTGCGCGCGCCCTTTCTTTCTTTTTGTTGCGCGCGCCCTTTCTTTCTTTTTGTTGCGCGCGCCCTTTCTTTCTTTTTGTTGCGCGCGCCCTTTCTTTCTTTTTGTTGCGCGCGCCCTTTCTTTCTTTTTGTTGCGCGCGCCCTTTCTTTCTTTTTGTTGCGCGCGCCCTTTCTTTCTTTTTGTTGCGCGCGCCCTTTCTTTCTTTTTGTTGCGCGCGCCCTTTCTTTCTTTTTGTTGCGCGCGCCCTTTCTTTCTTTTTGTTGCGCGCGCCCTTTCTTTCTTTTTGTTGCGCGCGCCCTTTCTTTCTTTTTGTTGCGCGCGCCCTTTCTTTCTTTTTGTTGCGCGCGCCCTTTCTTTCTTTTTGTTGCGCGCGCCCTTTCTTTCTTTTTGTTGCGCGCGCCCTTTCTTTCTTTTTGTTGCGCGCGCCCTTTCTTTCTTTTTGTTGCGCGCGCCCTTTCTTTCTTTTTGTTGCGCGCGCCCTTTCTTTCTTTTTGTTGCGCGCGCCCTTTCTTTCTTTTTGTTGCGCGCGCCCTTTCCCTCCTTTCCTGTCCCACTGAAGTCAGAGTTAATCATTAAAGTATCTACTCGAATGTGGTGCCGCtgaaaaatacaacttgtcctggAGAAGAAAATGCCCTTGGAATGcattgatgagaaaaaaaaattaaaaaaagaggtCTGTCCTCCATGGGCTCAGACAGCCATATGTCACGGTCTATGTACACACTACAATGCCTGGACTGAGTGTCTCCTGACTCAGGCTCACAGCCTGATCTTTACCTGTGAAGCTGCTGAGCTCAATGGAGGAGACCTGCGGTTATGGACTGTGAAGTAAGGATGTCTGAATCCATCCTCTCGAGGAGGTAAAGGCAATATGGGGGTTCAGTGGTGGTTCTCGCTGGTGCCCAGTTCCTGGCTGGGGAGAACTGATTTACCCCCTAATTATGGAACCATATGAATAGACTATGGGCTACTGATATGAGATGGTTGGCCGTATGATTAGAAATAGATCCTAGATCCTGGTCCAGGTGCCTCTGTTGGATCTTCTGCTGGACTTATGGGTCAATAGCACGGGTGCAGGTCCAATGAGGGTCTTCTTGAATTCTGGTGGTCAGCCTGACCCTGCACCATGTTTGATTATCTGTGATGATTACAAGGAACTTTACTAAGATGAATTCATGATCTTCCAGATAAATGAGCTCTCGAAGGAAGTGAGCAAACTCAGAGATGCACTAAACAGCCTTTCCCAGCTGTCGTTCACCACAAGCACTTCCAAGCGGCAGGGCCAGCAGCTGGAAACCCTACAGCAGCAGATCCGACAGCTGCAGAACCAACTGGTGGTAAGTCCAAGTCCTGCCCTTACTGATCACCACTGATGGTCACATGGAGCTTCTCTGGTGCCCAATACCTATATCCATCACCCAATACTCCAGAACTCTTAGTCCAACATTACCATCTGGTGTCCCACACTTGGGCCTCTTGAGGGGTCAGACAGAAGGACCACCCAGTCAGTGCTTCCCTTGCATGCCCAACGGCACCGCAACCTCATTGGAAAGCACCAGTATTAGAAGTAGTATGTGGTAGGTTTGTGACTGTAATAGCTTCAAGTTACACCTCAGTTGGGTGGGCTGGGTCATCGGTGTAATAATCAAGTGCACATTGTGGCCAAAAGTATGTGACCCCCGTCCCCGACATCTTACTTGGCAATCTAGAGTTCTTGCCTCAGCTGTTATTTGCCAAGCGTAGTCCTTGCAGATGGTCGGGGCTCATCTTGCCGATCAGAGATGTCATGAGTTGTGGCAAGCATGATGTCCACTGGCAGTGCCATACTCACAGGGCTCTTCAGTACACCCATACTGATACTTGCCAATTTTCCCGGGACATTCGggaggctcttggaagaagaggagacaTCACAGAGACGTTGAGATGGCAAATTACCCTGGTGCCTCAGAATCCTCCTGAAAACCCTCAAAATGCCGGTTACAAATGTACATGAAAGGGGAATCCCAGAGAACCGGGGCTACCCTCCTTCATTTTTATGGAAGGGCCAAAGACCAGCAGAGCACAGCGCTTGGCTATCTCCAGcgttcccatagagaatgaatggagcggttgTGCGCATGATCCACCTCCCCTCCAGTGACACCAGACTTGGCATCTGTGGGGGTCCCAGTGGTCGAACTCAGGAAGTTCTTCTCTATGCAATGAATAGGAAATTGTTTCCAAACTGGACAGTACCTCTTTAAGTGGGCTTGGAAGAAACGTAGAGGGGGCATAGCCGGAATTTGTGTGGCTACAAGGAAAAAATGCTTCGCCCCAAAAgctccaatgttttttttttttttgttttttttttatatttatgagcATTTTAGAAAGATGGCAAGTATGGGCGAAAAACCACCATCTTTTGTCCATGAAGCTTACATGACCAAGTGCTGGATTTTATCAACTTGGTAATGGGTGCAGCCATAGCACCAAAACACAATGCTTAGGAGGGGGTTAACATACTTTTCAATTTAGAGTGTTTTATACATGTTTCTGATAATTCGCCACTAGTGTTCTCCACTATGCCAGATTGTAGGAAGGTTAATTGTTCACTTTTAGGATATGTCCAGCTTTCATCTAAGAAAAGAAGATTTTTGTCTTGTAAAACTCCGTTTACTTAATACTTTATATCTTTTAGGAAACCAAGAAACAGCATCAAGAAATCGTCTCCGTTTACAGGATGCATCTGCTCTATGCTGTTCAGGTAAAGTGTAAGGGGCATAAATCTGCTCCATGTGTAATATGGAGAGAAAGTCACTGTAGAGGGGGACGTCCTGCGACCACTCATACATGTGGATACATGTACTGAGGGGCTAAATGGGGTTTACCCAGGAGGGAAAGTAAGTGGTAACTTGTGTGTGTGCACGGCCAGTCACTGTAATCCTGgaccagtaatgtatgtacacagtgactgcaccagcagaatagtgagtgcagctctggagtataatacaggaggtaactcaggaccagtacaggatcagtaatgtaatgtatgtacacagtgactgcaccagcagaatagtgagtgcagctctggagtataatacaggaggtaactcaggatcagtaatgtaatgtatgtacacagtgactgcaccagcagaatagtgagtgcagctctggagtataatacaggatgtaattcaggatcagtaatggaatgtatgtacacaatgactgcaccagcagaatagtgagtgcagctctggagtataatacaggaggtaactcaggatcagtacaggatcagaaatgtaatgtatgtacacagtgattgcaccagcagaatagtgagtgcagctccggagtgtaATAGAAGATGTTGAAGTCTCCATTGACGTTAGTTTGGTGGTGAATGCCGTCAGATCCGCTGCCCTTGGACATTGTATCACCTCGTTCTTACCCTTTTTATTTCTCCTCTAGGGCCAAATGGATGAAGATGTTCAGAAGGTGCTAAAacaaatactgaccatgtgcaagaGTCAGTCTCAGAAGATGTGACGTGAGACCACGGCCGATCAGCTCGTACAGCACTGCCTCTAATACGACTAATGCTGGATATCACACCTATGACTTCTTCTGTATCAGAAAATGAagttattttatactttttttgatAAGAAACCACCGGTTCCACTTTTTAGTATTTATCGTGGTCAGTTAGTAACTCCTTATAACAGTACTCGAGATGAAGACTGCTGCTCCCCATAGCACTAATAGCCTCGTTTTGTAGCCTTTAAACAGATACCAGTGTGAGATATCCATCATTTCCTCCTACAGTCGGTGACTACCAAAATGGCCGAACTTTAAAGCTCTGCAGCCTTGCACCAGTGCAAGATAAATGATGAGTTGTATTTACAAAGTGACTCCCCTTTATATGTAGATTATATCTATATATTAATTGTAACATGATGGTGAGAAATGGAAATGCCCTTTAAGGCAGTTCTCATGGTTTTCGTAGGCTATTGAATGCAAATCTGTTCAATTACGTAGCAAAACTGGACCTGGGGATTGATTTACAGATTTGCTATTAATGGGTCGGGAATCTTGGGTGTCGGCCTATGTGGGCGCCATATTGGCAGGCACCACTTGTCGCTCAACTTTGCCAAAACACACATATGACTGAAGAAACGGAAAATAATTTATAGCAACTGAAAGGAATGCCCTGACAGCCATCTTTATTTTTTCATGGGTTTGTCCCTCGAAATGGAAGGCGGGGCTTATCCAAATAAACCTATAATGGGTGTTCCGGTGTTCCTGGTTTTTCCGGGGTGGGATTTAAGTTTTTGGGGGTGCGCTTAAGGACACTAATTGCTGGTTACTTGTGTAGATACATGCTGtaaccagtcacagctacccccgaCGTCGGCTATAAACCGCACCAGGAAATCCCACAACCCCAGTTGCTAAATGTAGCACTTTGATTTTCGCTCCGTTAAACCCCCATCAGAGGAAAAGTCTCCTGGTAATTGTGGTAGCGCCTACTCCAAATACAGACCCCCGTAATTACTCCCCCTCCCCCCCGCCCCACCCTGACCACAACAGTTAAAGGTAGCAAAGTAATTTAGTTTTCTATGCAGTAATATTATTTTAGATTGTTAcctttttaatattattatatGTTAAAATTTATGTAGCTTTTTTTTGTTTcaatttaatgtaaaaaaaaatattttgctgcTTAATTTTATAGATCGGAGTAGTTAAATAATATACATACATGGGTCTAACTTTACATAAATGTTAGAAATTATTTTATATACTGTTTATGTATTTGTTATGATGGTTTTTGCCTAATAATGATGTCTGCATTGTCATGCCACTCCAGCAAAATAAAGGAATAATAAAGTAAAAATACCTATAAATGACTGGCTGCATTATATTATACGGTTATTTATTGCAATATTTATACTCCTATTTGTCTTTTGTCCGTCTAACCCAATTATCCAGTACTTGAGGCCCAGAGGTCCTTGATTGAGCCCAAAGGTCCTTGATTAAGCCCAATCAATGAACTTTAAACCCAAATGTCCTTGATTGGGCCTAATCACGGACCTTTTTGGGCCTAATCACGGACCTTTTTGGGCCTAATCACGGACCTTTTTGGGCCTAATCACGGACCTTTTTGGGCCTAATCACGGACCTTTTTGGGCCTAATCACGGACCTTTTTGGGCCTAATCACGGACCTTTTTGGGCCTAATCACGGACCTTTTTGGGCCTAATCACGGACCTTTTTGGGCCTAATCACGGACCTTTTTGGGCCTAATCACGGACCTTTTTGGGCCTAATCACGGACCTTTTTGGGCCTAATCACGGACCTTTTTGGGCCTAATCACTGTTCTTGATTGGGCCCAAAGGTCTTTTGAGGTCCTTAATTAGGCTCATTCAAGGACCTTGAAGGCCAAGACTCCTTGATTGAGCCCAATCAAGAACCTTTGGGCTCAAATGCCCGTGATGGATTGAGCCCAAGGGTCCGTCGTCCAGCCCAAAGGTCCTGCTCATCACTTATTGTTACCTTTTTGGTTTGGTTGTTAAGAGAGAATAAAGCACATTAAAATTCTGCACATGAATTGAGCTTATGCTTTCCTGCTCATTGTAATGCCTACGAAATGGGTCAAGAAATACTACATTATTAGCGAGGAGCAAAAGGTCCCTCTGGAGACTGAATAGCCCCTGCCCGGACTGTGACCTGATTGTAAGAGGCAGTGAGTCCTCGGCCGCAGATGTCCAGTGTAACAAGGGCGCACTCCAGCTCTATCTGAGCCTTGTGCTCGTTACTCGGTAGAGCATCTAGGTGCTTGGCCCTCTCGTTGCTCGGCTGAATATCCTTGTGCTCGGGTGCCGTGCTCAAGTCCTCGCCTCTGCATGTGTCCCGGattttttttcagccactaaacatgcaggaattgcctgtcaatcatggtaatgccatagccatggtcTTATTGAGCCAGCAGCCATGATGTGAGTTGTAGTCGCCTGACGTCTGTGAATAGCAAAGTTCCCACAAAGCTTCAATGTAATCCAGGACCCCAACCAGAAGCCGTAAAGTCCAGGTATTCACAGGCGTTGGGTGACAACGCTCATCAGAGCCGCCAATCCAATGCTGCTCTCCGTGAGACCCAGCGACGCTGATGAGAGTTGTAGTCACCCAGCGTCTGTGACTGGCTGTACTTTACTGTTGCAGGTTGTAGTCCTGGATAACGTCGaagcttcttcttttttttttatatataaattggtgaacgagtgaGCGTATGGGGGAGTCTtcatttaaatgtatttttttttctttttttacacttacaaggttagtaatagggggtgtctcatagactcctctccattactaacccttgggcttgatgtcagctgtaaattcacagctgacatcctcTCCAAAAGAATTAACcctattaccaccgcaccaggacaattgggaagagccatctggatgcgccaattctggcagcgcactggtatttttaggctggggagggccgaataaccatggatcttcccagccccTAGCTGACTgcttttactttggctggttataaaaaaaatggagctgggaccccaattttttttttcccccatcccCCCCTCAACTCCCCATTTTTTTTACTTCCTAGCAGCGACTTGAGTCAGATGCATCCAGGCGTCTTTCCCATCCATTTTTCTGACTTCCCTCTAGCGGAGCCTGCTGGAAAAATACTTGCAtttcccataggcttccattatgctTGATACTCGAGTCGAGCCCGTCCAAGCATTTTTTGACCCGcttgattcgagtaccgagcactcggtcATGTTATTGATCACGCATCACTAGTTATAACACAGCAGGGAAAAATGGaaataattgggaaaaaaaaaaaaatctgcctccataaaTCAGCGTCATGGAAGCCGGGTTTAAGGTAAATCACTTTGTATTATAGGAAAATTGTAGAAGAAGCAATTGAGCAGAAAACGCGTCAGGACGGATGTGCTAGAAATGGATAAATTCACAGCAGTGGACGACGCTGGAGACCAgggacaaaaaatacaaaatatccaCAGAAACTGGACCCAAAAAAAGCCCGGGGGTCAAACCGCACTATAGTATTGGCACCAACTGAAGGATCAttagctgatgatgatgatgatgatgatgatgatgatctgCCTCCTTGCATAACATGGGTCCCAGTGTAATGGGAGTCATTTTTGTTCTCTCACATTGCACTCAAAGGCTAACCCTGTCTAGGACAGCGAATAGATTAATGATAatgttcctggtggtctagggaagcAAATGGTGTAATACTTGACCCTAGGTAACCGATCTGGTTCTCTAGTTTAATAAACGTAACAtcactggtggtctagggtagtaaaaATAAAGATTCTTGGTCATCCAATGTTACAGTAACATCCCTGGTAAGCTAGGGTAGTGAAGATAAAATCCCTGGTCATAAATGGTCATGAAGGTAATATCTTCACTTTCCTAGATGGCAAGGGATAATTTCCCTGGTTATCTAGGGTACTGAAGATAACGTCCCTGGTGATCTAGCGTTGTGAAGATATCCCTGGTCATCTAGGGTTGTGAAGGTAACCTCCTTGGTCATCTGGGGTCATGAAGGTAACACACCCCTAGTCATCTAAGCAAGTGAAGGTAACATCCCTGGTTATGTAGGGTACTGAAAAGTATATCCTGGTGATCTAGCATTGTGAAGGTAACATCCCTGGACATCTAAGGTCATGAAGGTAACATCCTTGGCCATATAGGGTCATAAAGGTAACATCCCTGGTTATCTAGGGAAGTGAAGGTAACATCCCTGGTTATCTAGAGGGACAATAGacaagttaaaaaaatatata contains:
- the RAI14 gene encoding ankycorbin isoform X3 — translated: MKSLKAKFRKSDTNEWNKYDERLLQAVDHGELDKVSALLGKKGVVATKLDCEGKTAFHLAAMKGNAECLRVMLTHGVDVAAQDLSGHSVLHLAVKHNHIDCIKRLLQAKCPADCFDNLGRTCVHYAAVNGSVPALQLLCDHKCLLNVRDLDGHTPLLISVHQGHVEACKCLLDHKADANLADKNGRTALMLACEAGHFNTVDTLVQRGASLSVADALGHDALHYARLSGNPHILSLLLSKTSQEHGMKSPTKPLQLSDLSSPLSSTSTPLSAKGEVFFSENSIKDENSPYRREYRDRLSDSTEDSLLDVSSEADHQETLSQLQAKVVSLTLLNKELTEQLQEKASTGALADISCDSYHSTQTDLNQPVAKNQDDKSPAVISDNSDTSFESQMEMVKNEHQLSLLEKTIEDMKTKLEDSETKRKSLEEQIRLSFRESISTETSEVASDMDLQSQGSPSDMKQDVSFKPNLKRISKGEQEEDGIVKTSVESLLVLEEFEVLKREYQEVLAESERKENEMNDLRHQIDVVTQRIVNLVPVEKQEEMEKSYCAVIQQLNEENAKLHVKQEELLGEINSLQKEIERRNEPKSPVENGHVEEDLTKTIDDLINQVNELSGLYKEAQVELEKTKQAPPTVSEDFIHKEEHEKLLQEVEESKEKVENDLVDLASQHAKMLEEVCELKQQLDIEKGHKAVSDHVEDMEGLKQTVEKLEVERNWLREQIATQETRIKSLQDELQQEKSTVQDGMVTKQLLAERQVSLEDDISALSTQVSDLLKEREAFTAENELVKRELSQVKEEKDSIEEQLKNKEHSLGELRTKHGKVQEDLAELKRLTENTSKVDEDKDKKINELSKEVSKLRDALNSLSQLSFTTSTSKRQGQQLETLQQQIRQLQNQLVETKKQHQEIVSVYRMHLLYAVQGQMDEDVQKVLKQILTMCKSQSQKM
- the RAI14 gene encoding ankycorbin isoform X5 yields the protein MKSLKAKFRKSDTNEWNKYDERLLQAVDHGELDKVSALLGKKGVVATKLDCEGKTAFHLAAMKGNAECLRVMLTHGVDVAAQDLSGHSVLHLAVKHNHIDCIKRLLQAKCPADCFDNLGRTCVHYAAVNGSVPALQLLCDHKCLLNVRDLDGHTPLLISVHQGHVEACKCLLDHKADANLADKNGRTALMLACEAGHFNTVDTLVQRGASLSVADALGHDALHYARLSGNPHILSLLLSKTSQEHGMKSPTKPLQDENSPYRREYRDRLSDSTEDSLLDVSSEADHQETLSQLQAKVVSLTLLNKELTEQLQEKASTGALADISCDSYHSTQTDLNQPVAKNQDDKSPAVISDNSDTSFESQMEMVKNEHQLSLLEKTIEDMKTKLEDSETKRKSLEEQIRLSFRESISTETSEVASDMDLQSQGSPSDMKQDVSFKPNLKRISKGEQEEDGIVKTSVESLLVLEEFEVLKREYQEVLAESERKENEMNDLRHQIDVVTQRIVNLVPVEKQEEMEKSYCAVIQQLNEENAKLHVKQEELLGEINSLQKEIERRNEPKSPVENGHVEEDLTKTIDDLINQVNELSGLYKEAQVELEKTKQAPPTVSEDFIHKEEHEKLLQEVEESKEKVENDLVDLASQHAKMLEEVCELKQQLDIEKGHKAVSDHVEDMEGLKQTVEKLEVERNWLREQIATQETRIKSLQDELQQEKSTVQDGMVTKQLLAERQVSLEDDISALSTQVSDLLKEREAFTAENELVKRELSQVKEEKDSIEEQLKNKEHSLGELRTKHGKVQEDLAELKRLTENTSKVDEDKDKKINELSKEVSKLRDALNSLSQLSFTTSTSKRQGQQLETLQQQIRQLQNQLVETKKQHQEIVSVYRMHLLYAVQGQMDEDVQKVLKQILTMCKSQSQKM